The genomic DNA GAACAGGTGGAGATCGGTGTGAAGTACGCCGGCTACCTGGACCGTCAGCGCGACGAGATAGAGCGCCAGCAGCGCCATGAGTCCACCCCGATCCACGACAGCTTCGACTACGCCATCGTGCGTGGACTGTCGGCCGAAGCCCTGCAGAAGCTGGAGCGCGTGCGGCCGCAGACCATCGGCCAGGCGCAGCGCATTCCCGGCATGACCCCGGCGGCGATCTCGCTGCTGCTGGTGCACCTGGAGCGTTCGCGCCGCGGTCGCGTCGCCTGATACACCGAACACGGTGGCGCCGAGCCCTGCTTGGCGGCTGCCTGCCCGCCGCTGCGTTCGCCGAGCTTGGCTCGGCGCTACATTGGAGAATCCCTTGACCCCACTACGTCCCTTCCGCGACAAAATGCCGGTACTCGGCGCGCGCGCCTATGTGGATCCCGCCTGCACGATCATTGGTGATGTCGAGCTGGCCGAGGATGTGTCGGTATGGCCGGGCACGGTGATCCGCGGTGACGTCAACTTCGTCCGCATCGGTGCCCGCACCAATGTGCAGGACGGCACCATCATCCATGTCAGCCACCACAGCCCCTTCAACAAGGCCGGGTATCCGACGCTGATCGGCGAGGGCGTGACCGTGGGTCATGGCTGCATCCTCCATGCGTGCACCATCGGCGACTACAGCCTGATCGGAATGGGCGCGTGCATCCTGGATGGGGCGCGCGTGGAGAAGCACGGCTTCGTCGGCGCCGGTGCGGTAGTGGGACCGGGCAAGGTGGTGGGCGAAGGCGAGTTGTGGCTGGGCAACCCGGCACGGCCCTCGCGGTTGTTGAAAGACAGTGAGATCGAAGCGCTGCATTACTCGGCTGATCATTACGTGCGGTTGAAGGATGAGTACCTGGGCGCGTCGTGATGCCGTGAGTGGTGCCGATGGTTAGAGCCGCCTGGTAGAGCCGACTTCAGTCGGCTGGCCTCTCGCGCGTTGGTGGGGCAGCCGACTGAAGTCGGCTCTACCTGGCGGCTCTACCATTGGCGGGGCGCGGGTCTGCTAAAGTCGAGCCCCGACCAGGATGACGTCGAGATTTCCATGCCCGTGGCGCCCTGCCGGAGAGCAACCCGGCGCCTTCCCTCATTACGCGTGGCCTGTCGATGACCGCCGCGACGATGCTGGATACCTACCGCGAGGTGGTCACGCCGGAAGGCGTGCCGCTGCAGCTGCGTGCGGCCGGTCCCCTGCCGCGTGCGGTGGCATGGCTGGTTGACCTGGCCATCCGTGGTGCCGCGCTGGTGCTGCTCTCTTTCCCGTTGATGCTGCTTGATGAGCTCGGCCGTGGCATCTATCTGGCACTGATGTTCCTGCTCAACTGGGCCTATGCCATCGTGCTCGAGGCGGTGTGGGGGCAGACGCTGGGCAAGCGGGCGATGGGGCTGCGGGTGATTGCGCGCGATGGGGCACCGGTCGGGTGGAGCGGTGCGGTCACCCGCAACCTGCTGCGCACCGTGGACATGCTGCCGTTCGGTTACGCCGTCGGGCTGGTGAGCAGCCTGTTCGATGCGCACGGCCGGCGGTTGGGTGATCTGGTCGCCGGCACGCTGGTGGTGCATGGCGATGCATCCCCCCGCCACGCACCCGCCACCATCGACAGCGCCTTGCCGCCGCCGGTGCCGCTGCAGCCGCAGGAGCAGTCCGCCGTGATCGCCTTTGCCGAGCGGGCGCCCCTGCTCTCACCCGCACGCCAGCAGGAGCTGGCCGGCATCGTCACCCCGTTGACCGAAACCGGCGGCCAGGTCGGTGTGCTGCGCCTGTATGCGATGGCCAACTGGTTGCTGGGCCGCCGATGAAACAGGAACAATTCGTCGCCCGCCACCAAGGGGAATGGGAAGCACTGGAGGCCTGGCTGCAGCAGCGTGCCCATCTGCGTGCCCGCACACGTGCACGCGTGGCTGCCGATCCCACCCTGCCCGCGGATGCGGAGTTCCCGCAACGCTACCGAAGGCTTTGCCAGCAGTTGGCGCTGGCCCGCCAGCGCGGGTACAGCCCGCAGCTGGTGGAGCGCCTGCAGCAGTTGATGCAGCGCGGCCACACGCTGTTGTATCGCACCCCGGCCTTCCGCTGGCGCAGCGTGCTGGAGTTCCTGTTAGCTGATTTTCCCCACCTGGTGCGCAGCCAGGCGACGGTGATGTGGGTGGCGCTGGCCTTGTTCACCGTGCCGCTGATCGCCAGCTTCGTGCTGGTGCAGCTGCACCCGGATCTGATCCACCTGCTGATGGACAGCGCGCGCGTTGCACAGATGGAGCGCATGTACGATCCGTCGTCACCGAACCTGGGCCGCGACAGCGGCACCGACTGGATGATGTTCGGCTACTACATCATGAACAACATCAGCATCGGCCTGCGCACGTTTGCCAGCGGCCTGCTGGCCGGCGTGGGCACGGTGATCGTGCTGTTGTTCAACGGCATCACCATCGGCGCGGTCGCCGGCCACCTGCAGCATGTCGGCCACGGTGATCCGTTCTGGCGTTTCGTGGTCGGCCACGGTGCCTTCGAACTCACCGCGATCGTGATCGCCGGCGGGGCGGGCCTGCAACTGGGCATGCGCCTGGTGGCGCCGGGGCGCAAGCGCCGCATCGATGCGCTGGTGGAGGGCGGCCGCATCGGCGCGCGACTATGCCTGGGCATCGCCGCGATGCTGCTGGTGGCGGCGTTCATCGAAGCATTCTGGTCCTCCATCGCCGCGGTGCCCGCATGGGGCAAGTACAGCGTGGCGGCAGTGCTGTGGTCGCTGGTGGGGCTGTGGCTGTGGCGCGGCGGCCGGGGCGAGGCGCAGCATGCGGATTGATCAGCTCAACGTGGTGCTGCGTGCCCG from Stenotrophomonas sp. 169 includes the following:
- a CDS encoding gamma carbonic anhydrase family protein — encoded protein: MTPLRPFRDKMPVLGARAYVDPACTIIGDVELAEDVSVWPGTVIRGDVNFVRIGARTNVQDGTIIHVSHHSPFNKAGYPTLIGEGVTVGHGCILHACTIGDYSLIGMGACILDGARVEKHGFVGAGAVVGPGKVVGEGELWLGNPARPSRLLKDSEIEALHYSADHYVRLKDEYLGAS
- a CDS encoding RDD family protein; protein product: MTAATMLDTYREVVTPEGVPLQLRAAGPLPRAVAWLVDLAIRGAALVLLSFPLMLLDELGRGIYLALMFLLNWAYAIVLEAVWGQTLGKRAMGLRVIARDGAPVGWSGAVTRNLLRTVDMLPFGYAVGLVSSLFDAHGRRLGDLVAGTLVVHGDASPRHAPATIDSALPPPVPLQPQEQSAVIAFAERAPLLSPARQQELAGIVTPLTETGGQVGVLRLYAMANWLLGRR
- a CDS encoding stage II sporulation protein M, producing MKQEQFVARHQGEWEALEAWLQQRAHLRARTRARVAADPTLPADAEFPQRYRRLCQQLALARQRGYSPQLVERLQQLMQRGHTLLYRTPAFRWRSVLEFLLADFPHLVRSQATVMWVALALFTVPLIASFVLVQLHPDLIHLLMDSARVAQMERMYDPSSPNLGRDSGTDWMMFGYYIMNNISIGLRTFASGLLAGVGTVIVLLFNGITIGAVAGHLQHVGHGDPFWRFVVGHGAFELTAIVIAGGAGLQLGMRLVAPGRKRRIDALVEGGRIGARLCLGIAAMLLVAAFIEAFWSSIAAVPAWGKYSVAAVLWSLVGLWLWRGGRGEAQHAD